From a region of the Cyprinus carpio isolate SPL01 chromosome A18, ASM1834038v1, whole genome shotgun sequence genome:
- the LOC109049184 gene encoding G protein pathway suppressor 2-like, with amino-acid sequence MPALLERPKLSNAMARALHKQIMKERERKRQEEEEVDKMMEQKLKEEEERKRTKEIEERMSLEETKEQVQKMGEKLQVLQEEKHQLFLQLKKVLHEEEKRRRKEQSDITTLPSANYQPSLPLHSGQHLLCIQGSPVGHNRAGAILGERSKQLFQTPVMPGHHFPSQPGFPPGSSEHGQFSSSTAVHESFAVTQAQHHTSYAPAVSVPISFAGTTQIRGNSSPFQSMPFLAQGYAVYSHFTTQPGFIPSPSIPLQKQLEHANQQSGFTDSGALRPIHPQALHVSATGLMPTPSMAVQIPAAKAPFQNSSQPASRHAFLPHTGQRFFHHGKTH; translated from the exons ATGCCTGCTCTACTGGAGAGACCAAAGCTGTCCAATGCGATGGCCAGAGCCCTTCATAAGCAGatcatgaaagagagagagaggaaaagacaaG AAGAGGAAGAAGTGGATAAGATGATGGAACAAAAATTgaaagaagaggaggaaaggAAACGAACTAAAGAAATAGAGGAGCGAATGTCTTTGGAAGAAACTAAAGAACAG GTtcaaaaaatgggggaaaaattgCAGGTTTTGCAAGAGGAGAAACATCAGCTCTTCTTACAGCTTAAAAAAGTGCTTCATGAGGAGGAAAAGCGTCGAAGAAAGGAGCAAAG tgatatcACAACACTGCCCTCAGCCAATTACCAGCCCAGCTTACCTCTGCACTCAGGACAGCATCTACTCTGCATACAAG gcaGTCCAGTGGGTCACAATAGAGCTGGTGCTATATTAGGGGAGCGCAGTAAACAGTTATTTCAGACACCTGTGATGCCT GGCCATCATTTCCCTAGCCAACCAGGTTTTCCCCCTGGTTCCTCTGAGCATGGGCAGTTCTCAAGTAGCACTGCAGTCCATGAGTCATTTGCTGTCACTCAGGCCCAGCATCACACCTCTTATGCACCTGCTGTTTCTGTGCCCATCAGTTTTGCAGGCACCACCCAGATAAGAGGTAACA GTTCACCATTCCAGAGCATGCCATTCCTGGCTCAAGGTTATGCTGTCTACAGCCATTTTACCACCCAGCCAG GATTCATCCCTAGTCCTAGTATCCCCCTCCAGAAACAGCTTGAACATGCCAACCAGCAGTCTGGCTTTACTGACTCA GGTGCTCTTAGACCCATCCATCCACAGGCTTTACATGTGAGTGCAACCGGTCTGATGCCCACTCCATCCATGGCTGTCCAGATCCCTGCTGCCAAG